In Prinia subflava isolate CZ2003 ecotype Zambia chromosome 8, Cam_Psub_1.2, whole genome shotgun sequence, the genomic window CAAGGAGTTCCCATTGGCATCAGTTACCAACAGGCTGACCAGGAGGGAAAAGGTAGGTGTGCCAGGAACAGttcaaaaaggaataaaaggatTTTGTTACCACCATGAATGATGCAAAGCAGGGAGAAAGGGCTTTAACCTGGATTGTGCAGAAGACCTTGACCCAGTAGTCTCTATTTACCGACCGGGGGCTTGCAGTGCAAAGCCAGGCCAATGTATCATTTTATTTACAATAAAATTATCATTTATATGAAAGCCTGTTTTGGTGactgtcattttaaaaagcaaaagattttGGAGAAGGAAAGCCTCTGGTTTTCAGACAAATGGAAGATACTGTGAGCTCCCTTCCAGAAATGGAGCTTCCCAGCTGAAATGGAGGAATCTGGATGGTCTTGCATTGACTGCAGCAGTGATTTGGGGCAGAATAAGCTTTGTTGTCCCTGAGTAGGGCAGGAAAATGGGTAACAACATCTTCAAATAGagtcaggttttatttttttatatcttGCTGTGTTAGAAACAAACTGAAATAGTGCTGCTATAAAATTCATCTGTTCTCCTTGCTGAAAGgctgattttttcctgttcatgCAGCTTCTCTTTGGTGTCACTGTCACTTAATCAGTGTTTGGGTGCTACTCTGTCCCTGGAGGAACTGGTCCCCAGCCCTCACCACAACCAGCCTCCAGTCGCCTTTTCCCACGATGTTGCTGCTGTCAGTGAAATATTTGTGAGTGTAAAATGTGATCAGATCACAAGAGGGGGGTTAAGCAGCTGATACAGTAGAAACCCTGCACGTGAACCCAGTgtgtgactcttggggctgtgccagcacagatGAGAACCATCAAGTGCAGTTGTCTCAGAACAAAAATGTCTTGTGGAAGCAGAACAAACCCCGCTGCTTCCTGACAGCCCCTCTGTGTGTCAGAACCCACAGACAGATCCTGCCTTTGCCAAAGGAGGAGCTCGGGAGCTCTCCATTACCTTCACTTTGAGGTCGTTCTTCCCAAAGCTGAcgcttttcttctcctttcccctcagtGTGTTCAGTTTGCTTGCGATTCACATCTTGGCCTTTTCTGATGGTCAGTTTTCTCCGGGACTCCCCTCCTGGTCACCCCTCTCAAAAGAAAGTAGCTCCATAGTAATTCTGCTTTCCATGAATGCAGAGTGTGTATTCCTAACTGGAATTCCAACTGGAATTTCCATAAATACAGAGTGTGTATTCCTAACTGCAAGGGACGCCCAGGGAAcatccagcccctggccctgcacaggacactgcCAGAATCCCACCTGTAGTGTAGTGGttgagcaggggctgggagaagaaaatttgGAGCCTGGAAGGGTCGGCCTTCTGTCCCCAGATCTCTTGGCTTGCtcagctggaggagactgagacCAGACCTCACCAGGGgccacagctcctcctgaggggcagctccaatctctgctctcctgaccagggacaggacccagggaacgGTGGGTGGAGAATGGCCTTTAGATACAATCTCAAATTTCAATTTGGGGGAGGGATTTTTCTCTGGTTTAATGTTCTCTTTCTAACTGAAAACCCAGCCTTAAAAACCTGGGAGTTTCATGCTTCCCTAACCTTCTAAAATCATCTGGCATTGTGAAAATGCTGCTCatcctgctgtgcagcagcctgggagcaaAAGGAATCGGGAAGTGAGGCCAGTGAGAGGCAGGAAGCAGAACCGAGGgctctgctttcattttctgagCCTGCTGAAGAAGGAAGGGGCCAGGGAAGGGGCCTCGAGCCTGCAGCATCACAGCCCcgaggcagggctgctcaggggTGGCTTTTTGGGGTGTAAATCTGCAcctgcagggtggggacagccaAAGCTCTTGGTGAGGCCAAACCCTCCCTGAGAGCCTTGCCAGGGTCTGTGTGCACAGGCCCTGGGGTGGCTGTGTGTCCCCCTCGTGGTCTGCAGGACCCCTCCGAGCACTCCCCAAAGAAGGGTGGGCTGCctcttccctcccagcctcACTCACACAGGTATCCAGGAATACTTCCTTGATCCTGCACGGACACAAGCCCTTTCCACAGTCCCTGGGCAGTAAGAGGCAGACCTGACCACGAGTCCCACCTCCCCAGGCCCCTGGGAACACAGAACAAGACAGGGAAGGCTTGGAAACCTtgtattacaaaaataaaggagCGCATGTGAAGCTGCCGCgaggctccagcacaggaagTACCAGTCAAAGGCAAATATAAAAAAGAGACACTTAAACCATGGCAGGGCAACATCCTTAAGGCTGAACCACCCCAGCTGAACTGAGCTGATGTAAACTGGGGACCCTCCTTATCCAGAGCCCCTGCAATGCAGGGTTGGTGTGgtggagctgggagctctgcagtgaGTCACAAGCTGGATAagcccccagctcagctccttttCCACGGTCAGGCCTGAGATGGATCaacagggctgggggtcccaTGGGGGGCAGTTGCTTCAGCTCTGATCTCACTGAGGAGAGGGGCCTGCATAGAGAGGGCTTCAGGTCTGGGGGCTGCACCGTGGTCACCTCTGCCCTGTCCTTATGGCCTGCAGAACCCCTCTGCAAAGGggctccccctctcccctcccccaggTCCTGCTTTCTTTACATCAGCTCAGTTAGCGCCTGGCTCAGCTCCTCCGGCTCTGCggggctccaggagcaggggctggcccCACTCAGGCCGACTTGGTGCCACTCTCCACCTCCTtgtgcacccacagctccttgTGCTGCCTGCGCCCGAAGCCTTCGTCGTAGTTGCCTTTACTCTTGAAGAGCTGCTGGAAGTGGGGCTTGCAGTAGAACTCCCCATGGAGCGCGGCGtagctgcccaggctggggagggagggcagggttAGCCGGGTATGGAgactgagctgcagcctggggaaagTGGGGGGacctggggacaccgggacagcAGAGGGGGGAACATGCAGGAGGGGACCCTTAGGGCCAACAGCTcccccccagcagcagaggctgttgGGGGCTGCTGTGAGTAGAGAtggggggtcccaggggagCTCAGCCTCAGTTCTGTGTCCTCCGGGAGGCTctggctcagctctgtgctcccctggggctgctctcaaGGGGAAGGATCTCTCCTTCCACACCAGGTGGGATTTAGCTGAGACTTGGGCCCGGATGTGCAGCTAAACCTTTCCTTTGCTGTGATGGGTGGGCTGGGGGTCTTTGGCTACTGGCCCAGCGAGGGGCTGTGATGGGGAGGGCacgggcagagctgcagtgacactgcTCCACCACGGGGACAGCCCGGCTCACCTGAGCTTGGTGTGGCAGTGcttgcagcagaagcaggagtTGTGGAAGACGAATTTATCGGCCACCAGCCGCTCCATGGGGTACACGGTCTTCTGGCAGGCAGTGCACATCTCCTTCACCTGCGCCTTCAGGCTGAAGGACTGGCCAAGGGCAGAGCAAAGGGAAACAGAGGATGAGGGAGGAGTTTGGAACATCCTGGATCCCTCCACCACCCTCTGCCTTGCCATCCATTCACTGGAGCACTGGGGAGCAGGAAGCAGCCCCATCTCCCTCACCCTCCTTGGGCCACTCCGCTgatgcagggctgggctggagttTGGTTCTTGGGCTTTTGGCCCTTCCAGCCTTGCCAAGAATCAGCAGGatgaagccctggcacagggtgcccagaaaagctgtggctgctccatccctggaagtgttcaaggccaggctggacagagcttggagcaacccgggatagtggaaggtgtccccgcccatggcaggggtgggactggacGAGCTTTAAGGTCCATTTCAATCCAGGCCATTCTGGGATGATTCTGTAATGTAGAAAAAACAAAGGTACCTTGGAGCGCTGCACTGTGCTGCCTCCTGAGCTGTTCTTGGCCTCCtaaaaagggaaggagaaagcaaaatgaGGGCTTGGCACAAGCCCCTGACAAAACCCGTCTGTGACCTGCACCTGTAAATCATCACCTGTGGCTCCTGCACctccacacagcagctctgccccttgGAGAGGGGTAATTAACTCCTCTTGCTGGAGGtgcagggctcgggcagtgcTGCCCCGTGGGTCCTTGCCCGGGCTCAGGGGGCAGTGCCCGTTCCCCCTGGGCACGGCTGGCTGCCCCTTGCTGTCCCGGAGCTTCTTGAGGCAGATGCTTTGTTTGCAGCCCCGTTACAGCCCCTCacactggggctgtgcaggaaaTGAGGCCCTGCAGGCTCAGGGGTGTGGGGAGggctcagaggcagcagggctggcagagctcacaGAGCTCACAGAGCTCTGGGGCTTCTGCACTTGGGGGGCAgatgctgctcagccctgcagcaccagggcacaGACCCAAACACTGAGCAGCCCCTACCTGTGCCCCAGGTTTCAGGGCAGGGTCTCTCTGCACCGTGTCCCATCTGCAGCTGCAACAGCTCATCCCTTCCAAATCCCCCCTGCTCATCCTCACCTGCTCCACATCCTGCACCCTCCCCAGGGCAACTGCCCGGGCACCCGCTGGGCCCCTGACAGCCACCCCGACTTCCACCCGCCCTGGCACTGATGGAagtgctccctcctccccaaagtCGGCATCCAAGGGCAATTGCACTCCAGCAAGGTGACCTGTCAGGGCTGGCTCATCCCCCTCACTCCTTGCTCCCACGGCTGTGGCAGTGTGACCCCAGGCTGTCACCCTGCTGTCCTCgtccttcctctgcctgcccagcgctgcccctctctgcccccAGCCCGATCCCCCAGCCCCAGTTCCTCCTGCCTTGTCCTTCCCCATCGTTTCTCCTTTGTATTTTTGGAAACAGTTTGTCTAAGGGACGCACAGGAAGCTCTCCCCTGGCCGAGCTGCCTCCTCAGACGTTTCCCAGCTGCTCTCACTGCCTGAGGTCAGGGACCTGATTTTCCTCTCACTCCCACGaggctggaagcagcagccaaAGTCAACAGTGGGACATGGGCAGCGAGGAGGCTCCGGCCGCGTAAAACCAGTTGCATCCCTTGGCACTGGTGGAAGAACCGCAGGTGCTCTCCTGGGGTTAGGATTTAATCTGCTGTTTCCAGGCTCAGCTGACCAGAGCTAaggaaaatgctgcttctcTGGAGCTGAGACACATCCGTTCCCAAGGCTACAGCGATGCACGGCTGCTCGTCACTTCTCGGCAGCCTCCTGGCCGGGACCAGGCACGCTCTCTACTCCATATCTGATAGATCTTCCCTCGGGGGAGGGCCGTATCCTGTCCCAGCAGGAGATGTTCTTGAACCTTTATGTTTTTCCATCTCCAATCACTCCAGTACCGAGCAGCCCAAAAGCTCTCAATTGTGATCACGGAAAGCCAtggaaacacaaacaaacagacagcAACTCCAGACAGCGCAGGGTGAGAGCTCTGGATGGACCAGAGCCTGAGGCTGGCTCAGTGTGCTCAGCAAACAGCACCTTCTGCTGGAACATTCCTGACCCCGTTCTGTTGTTTGAGTAGCAGTGACTGTGCCTTTGATCACCCTAAAATGTCAGGGCAGGAACACAGCTTCTGTGTACaaccctccctccctccctccctgagaACCCAAACCCAGCTGAAATTCCCATACAAACCCCAGGATGCCACATACATGAGTTGGGGGTGGGCTGGCGGCTCCCGTGGCCTGGAACATggctcctctcccttctctgtcTGTTTAATCCTGAGCTTGAAGTCTGTGGGTCGATGTTCCCTGCGGTGCTGTCTAAGACAGACCTCTTGCAACACCTGGAAAGGAAATGTCATCAGGAGTGGGGCTGGTTTCATCACCCAgacccagcagctctgcaggagctgctgtgtgctcaAAGCTTCCTCCACGGGTGGTCTGGGGCTTCCTGAGCGACCCCAGAGATTGAGGCACACGGGACTGGACTGACAGACAGGAGATGCAGCTCTGGAAGACTGTGATGGCAGCTGGAGAGTCCCCAGACTCTCTGAACACCTGGAAGGTGAAGGTGATGTGATGGTTTCTACTCCAACCCATGCATGGAAGCACCTGCCAGGCAGTGACCACACCACTGGCACCAAGGCTGACCCCAAGCCAAGGCAGCAAAACCAGCACCCGTGTTCCACCAATGCAGCCACCAAAGGACTGGTGTTGCTGGAGGAAGAGCTGTGATTTTAGTCTAATTTTAGCCCAGAAAAGTCTTGCTGatcacagctcagcagagcaaGTGACAGGGATTTTGTCTGCTTGAGGAGCCCACGTCGCTTTTAGGCTGAGCCCCGTGAGCTGTGGCCCCGTGTGATGAGCTGAGTGCCTGGGAGGATGAGGCTGACAGGGCTGGGACCAGCACAGGAGAAAaccaccagcacagcagatCACTCCTTTTGCTAAAAACGAGCTAAAAAGGCACTGACAGCTCCTCAGGGGGTTTTCCCCACCACACGTTATCTTCACAACACCCATGAAAGATGAGCCTTGGTTTGAATacacaggacagagctgtgggCTTGAGTGAACACTGCCAAGGGAGgagcacagcagtgaaaaaaggAGGGTGAAGGGGTTGCTCTGCAATGATGAAGATGAGCTGGAAGATGGAAAACCAGCACCTCCCTCTGCCTGGGGCTACTTTCCTGTCCTACTGAACCCCCTTGGCCTCATATTGCCACCCCAAAAACCTTCCTGCTGCCCAAGAACTGGGCTAGATACTGAGAAAGCCCCAGGGCAGAGACATGTCAGGGTGGAGGGCCTGGGATAGGGGCATCTCCTCAATGCCCATCTCACAGGGACATCTGCAAACGTGTCCTGAATTTTAGGGAACCCTTTGGCTGCCAAACCCCCAGCAGCTGACACCAGTCCTGCCTTACACCCAGAAAAGCACCTAAAATTCAGGCTGTTTTCAGAGCTGAAAGCTGGTCCTAGGCACTGCTggtgcccctcacagccctggggctgcacagccctgaaTGGAAATGTTCCACAGCCTCAGCTCAGACCCAGCCCTGTTCTATCAGAACGATTTCCCCTCTCTGCGGTTTGGTTGTTATTTCCTGCTCTCTGAGCTCgcttgcaggcagctgctgccgaGCCCAGCATCTGCTGGGGGCCAGGGCCCAagcccagagccctgcctgcccctgttCCCTGGGACAGGACCCTCTCTTTGTGTCTCTGGGGTCTGTCgggtcctgcagcccagcacagaccctGCAGGGAACATGAGGGATCCAGAAAACCTGGCGGCCCTGCTCCACACACACCTCGAGCACAGATGCAGAACCCTCCcccttttcacctgcttttCACCTTTACCCCAGCCTTTGTTACAAAATTTGTCCTCCACCAGCTTCCCTTCCCTCACAGCTCatcttcctccccttccccagccaccTTCACCCTGGGTTCTTCCAGActctccctcagccccctcctgcccttccccagacctgctctagtggaaggcaGGGGTTGGAACGAGAGGATTTTTAAGGccccttcaacccaaaccattcagggGGGTTCTCTGACAAGCACACGATTACTTCCACCTACGATTTGTTTCTTTGCTCCTCATGCCCCCAAACCCCTTTCCCTTCAATTGCACCCACTTATCCCACCCCTGGCTGGATGTTTCCCCTCCAtgccctctccttcctcccgGCCGCGTTCCCAGCAGGAGCCCTCGGcgctgctgcaggcacaggagctgctgaaccTCCTTCCTGCTCAGGGGCAGGAGGCAAGAGCAGAAATCTCGCCGGGGAAGGGTGTGCTGAGGCGATAAGGGAACCAGACCCAGTGAGAAGCTGCAGTAGGGCTCCCTGGAggctcccagctgctgtcacGGCTCtccccaggggcacaggctGCGACTGGAGCCCaaggcagccacagcagcccccgTGAGAGGGGAATGCGGTGACAcgggcagtgcccaggacaCGCAGCCACACCGAGGTGACAAAGCCTTCACAACAGCTCGGGGAGCCTCGGGCCCGCGGGCTGTGCCAGAACGGCGGGCTCTGCCTCACAGCGGGCCCGGGCGCCCCGGCTGCCAGACCCGGCTGCTCCAGACCTCCGCGGCCTAAAGT contains:
- the LIMD2 gene encoding LIM domain-containing protein 2, which codes for MFQATGAASPPPTHEAKNSSGGSTVQRSKSFSLKAQVKEMCTACQKTVYPMERLVADKFVFHNSCFCCKHCHTKLSLGSYAALHGEFYCKPHFQQLFKSKGNYDEGFGRRQHKELWVHKEVESGTKSA